The Solenopsis invicta isolate M01_SB chromosome 1, UNIL_Sinv_3.0, whole genome shotgun sequence DNA segment TGTTAGGTACAAATGGAGGTCGCTTTTTTGTTGCTCTGATAATGCCAATAATTTCTATGGGATCTGTAATCTTCTTTTCCATTTTAAACGTTGAACGATCACTTCTAGGAATCCATCCACGATTCACCATGATAGTAATGCTAACATCAAGAAATAATcctaaattaattctttaataaatcagaaaatataaaaatattacaatttttattctttcaaaatttcttttgacAATTAGCTGTTAGTAAAAACATTTGTGTAATTACTCACGATCCTCCAATCTGAAAGGCGTAATTACGTAATATCCTGAGCCTGCTTTAGGAGAAAATATTCCACCTCCTTTTTCGTTAATGGCTTCGCCATTGAGAATAAGGCTTCTAGGTCCTATCAAAAATtccttttcatataaaaatttgccCTTCACTTTT contains these protein-coding regions:
- the LOC105204458 gene encoding surfeit locus protein 1 isoform X1 gives rise to the protein MEPIELSTDLNELKDIEYYRTKVKGKFLYEKEFLIGPRSLILNGEAINEKGGGIFSPKAGSGYYVITPFRLEDRDITIMVNRGWIPRSDRSTFKMEKKITDPIEIIGIIRATKKRPPFVPNNAPGKGVWHFRDLDAMAKVAEAVPVCIELLAGYGAPQGPVGGQTKVTLRNEHSNYMITWYSLSACTSYM